Proteins from a genomic interval of Trifolium pratense cultivar HEN17-A07 linkage group LG6, ARS_RC_1.1, whole genome shotgun sequence:
- the LOC123890572 gene encoding non-classical arabinogalactan protein 30, whose amino-acid sequence MAFAITLMIIGMVVCCTNNILASAWDEPAQVIHVGGKVLCQDCSKGWNEWVNGDKPIKGAKVSLTCMDKRSKVVYYTSDKTDELGQYDMTVNKYIYGKELDIKGCYVRLVSSPDNVCNILTNFGGGQSGFKLTYPTSVYRGLIKYMVTPFYYTTPMCDMPDTDNYDSEAKDPKRQGQGQGGYY is encoded by the exons atggCATTTGCAATAACATTGATGATCATTGGAATGGTAGTGTGTTGCACCAATAACATACTAGCCTCAGCTTGGGATGAACCAGCACAAGTCATTCATGTTGGAGGAAAAGTTTTGTGCCAAGATTGTAGCAAGGGCTGGAATGAATGGGTTAATGGTGATAAGCCAATCAAAG GAGCTAAGGTGTCACTAACTTGTATGGACAAGAGAAGCAAAGTTGTGTATTATACAAGTGATAAAACAGATGAGTTAGGACAATATGACATGACAGTGAACAAGTATATCTATGGCAAAGAATTGGATATAAAAGGTTGCTATGTGAGATTAGTGTCATCCCCTGATAATGTTTGCAACATTCTCACTAACTTTGGTGGTGGACAGTCTGGTTTCAAGCTCACCTACCCAACATCAGTGTATCGTGGTTTGATCAAATATATGGTTACTCCTTTTTATTATACAACTCCTATGTGTGATATGCCTGATACTGATAACTATGATTCTGAAGCCAAAGATCCTAAAAGACAAGGACAAGGACAAGGAGGCTATTATTAA
- the LOC123888968 gene encoding aspartic proteinase 36-like codes for MRGSVPVLVIFAAMAVTLVYGGFPGSYLLHRSIPLNHKVQLTTLRAHDTARHARILQATDPPAAGILDFSVQGTSDPYLVGLYFTKVKLGSPAKEFYVQIDTGSDILWLNCNTCNNCPQSSGLGIELNFFDTASSSTAALVSCSDPVCSYAVQTATSQCSSQVNQCSYTFKYGDGSGTSGYYVYDAMYFDVIMGQSVFSNSSANVVFGCSTYQSGDLAQTEKAVDGIFGFGPGALSVISQLSSQGMAPKVFSHCLKGEGNGGGVLVLGEILEPNIVYTPLVPLQPHYNLNLQSIAVNGQLLPIDQDVFATGNNRGTIVDSGTTLAYLVQEAYDPFLNAITTAVSQFSKPIISKGNQCYLVATSLGDIFPQVSLNFMGGASMVLKPEQYLIHYGFLDGAAMWCIGFQKVQKGFTILGDLVLKDKIFVYDLANQRIGWTDYDCSSAVNVSVATTKSKDAYISAGQMSVSSSHVDILSKFLLVNIVAFLVHITVFMEPRFL; via the exons atgcgaGGTTCTGTTCCCGTTTTGGTAATCTTCGCCGCAATGGCGGTTACGCTCGTATACGGAGGTTTTCCGGGGAGTTATCTTCTTCACCGCTCCATCCCTCTTAACCACAAAGTTCAACTGACCACTCTCAGAGCTCACGACACAGCTCGTCACGCTCGAATCTTGCAAGCTACTGATCCCCCCGCCGCCGGCATTCTTGACTTCTCAGTCCAAGGAACCTCCGATCCTTACTTAGTTGG GTTGTATTTTACCAAAGTGAAGTTAGGGTCTCCTGCTAAAGAATTTTACGTTCAGATTGATACTGGAAGTGATATCTTGTGGCTTAATTGCAATACTTGCAATAATTGCCCCCAATCTAGTGGCCTAGGG ATTGAGCTCAATTTCTTTGATACGGCTAGTTCGTCCACTGCTGCATTGGTTTCCTGCTCGGACCCAGTGTGTTCTTATGCGGTTCAAACTGCCACAAGTCAGTGCTCTTCTCAGGTTAATCAATGCAGCTACACTTTTAAGTATGGGGATGGAAGTGGGACATCCGGTTATTATGTTTATGATGCTATGTATTTTGACGTGATCATGGGACAGTCTGTGTTTTCTAACTCTTCAGCTAACGTAGTTTTTGG GTGTAGCACCTATCAGTCTGGGGATTTGGCTCAGACAGAAAAGGCGGTTGATGGAATTTTTGGGTTTGGCCCCGGTGCTTTATCTGTTATATCACAATTGTCATCACAAGGCATGGCGCCCAAAGTGTTCTCTCATTGCTTAAAGGGAGAGGGCAATGGAGGAGGTGTACTAGTTCTTGGTGAAATTTTGGAGCCAAATATTGTTTATACTCCACTTGTCCCATTACA GCCTCATTACAAtttaaatcttcaaagcatTGCTGTTAATGGACAACTTCTCCCAATCGATCAAGATGTATTTGCAACAGGTAACAATCGAGGAACAATAGTTGATTCTGGTACTACATTGGCATACCTTGTTCAAGAAGCTTATGATCCTTTTCTCAATGCT ATAACTACCGCTGTGTCACAGTTTTCCAAACCGATTATTTCCAAAGGAAACCAGTGTTATCTGGTCGCAACCAG CCTAGGTGATATATTTCCTCAAGTCAGTTTAAATTTCATGGGTGGTGCATCCATGGTTTTAAAACCAGAACAGTATCTAATACATTATGGTTTCCTG GATGGTGCTGCGATGTGGTGCATTGGTTTCCAAAAGGTGCAGAAGGGATTCACAATTTTAGGAG ATCTTGTCCTAAAAGATAAGATTTTTGTATACGACTTGGCGAATCAACGAATTGGGTGGACCGACTATGATT GTTCATCGGCTGTAAATGTCTCTGTGGCTACGACCAAGAGTAAGGACGCATACATCAGTGCAGGACAGATGAGTGTCAGCTCCTCACACGTAGACATTCTCTCCAAGTTTCTACTTGTAAACATTGTGGCTTTTCTTGTGCATATAACAGTCTTCATGGAGCCCCGGTTTTTGTAG
- the LOC123891647 gene encoding uncharacterized protein LOC123891647: MVKKDSDADARLRHKMSVPKVYDLMHSVHVKKRRDEIIDQLNNCGFGGMLHICNWTRIHTFFIDWVVRRFEKEHMWIRLSDTEVLELKEDDVHRVYELPMAGKKIDTNLCSDGAIRRLRKELGLTGDYSPVVKVAELERILKTTEKPKTWVKGIICFIIHNILCPTNKGNVSLQYADILEDPAGVSSYNWCSHVLDYMKKGLQSPGVLNPLADFHFLMINYMDKMGKRSPFLTGKYKRPSLRDWDVKAANQELAKIHDIMGLENGLTAGVTSLYRPAEGPLVLCFDADTCPLSKAEMYLNHCRSCINIYTRSATTLERRIAEATVGTSGKKDAVPEETKTDKDNPMEAQAETEKNNSSNKDNDADKHNDEGLNNDNDAEDEINAKSIDEDDNDEKDEINAVIIDEDDNDEEDEIITKMIDDSVKAATKIIDDSVKLTMTPETNNVGLTLTQETIIKFPEFFDGAEATNAGFDKNHSVSQGTDSVTQETISKFPELFDGAEASYAELNNDDLVKKDSVPQETDSELVLVPHAMHQENPTKSDSNVVINAIPLKSIQPDEIIDLDNVTPKKRKKHNMLYSDNTYPERRRAVKKSKYLASPYDDAVHKSAATELQKKLSTYAWNPELDEDHIMYCSDNKAHLYSLQRADFWTLQKDEWVSCFVINSWVNCLNWNQQDNMTRLVTPLVNYFDMERMPPVTKSIAHWRFVDRLKNFKYMDWKAIDPTKLEYIMTPAIAGNPGSHYVCFVVNFKSHKFEFLNSLTGGGEKLQLPNGEPSLYKQMFDVWLNEVEAFVTELYKLWKIKMPFQFTTFNWDTPKVPTQVDSDNCGVFCMKFLDEWGGEMQSFKGWSKLRKHGDNGKIAKIMDLRIDLCSAILTNSSNSRKEQVLKDAT, encoded by the exons ATGGTGAAGAAGGATTCTGATGCAGATGCAAGACTGAGACATAAGATGAGTGTACCTAAGGTCTATGACCTTATGCATTCAGTACATGTCAAAAAAAGGAGAGACGAAATAATTGACCAACTAAACAACTGTGGCTTTGGAGGGATGCTACATATCTGTAACTGGACAAGGATCCACACCTTTTTTATCGATTGGGTTGTCAGAAGATTTGAAAAGGAACATATGTGGATAAGATTGAGCGATACGGAGGTCCTAGAGTTGAAAGAGGATGATGTGCATAGAGTCTATGAACTTCCAATGGCTGGAAAGAAGATAGACACTAATCTTTGCTCTGATGGAGCAATTAGAAGGCTAAGGAAGGAATTGGGATTGACTGGAGATTATTCTCCTGTTGTGAAGGTTGCTGAATTAGAAAGGATACTGAAGACTacagaaaaacctaaaacatGGGTGAAGGGTATAATTTGTTTCATCATTCATAACATTTTGTGCCCGACTAATAAAGGCAATGTGTCACTGCAGTATGCAGATATTTTAGAAGATCCAGCCGGTGTATCTTCATATAACTGGTGCTCACATGTTCTAGACTATATGAAAAAAGGCCTGCAATCTCCAGGAGTTTTAAATCCATTAGCAGATTTCCACTTCCTAATG ATTAACTACATGGATAAAATGGGGAAACGAAGCCCATTTTTGACGGGCAAATACAAGCGGCCATCCCTTCGTGATTGGGATGTCAAGGCGGCAAACCAGGAACTTGCCAAGATCCATGATATCATGGGGCTTGAAAATGGATTGACAGCCGGGGTAACAAGTCTGTACAGACCCGCAGAAGGTCCGCTTGTACTGTGTTTTGATGCAGACACATGCCCACTGTCTAAG GCAGAAATGTATCTTAATCACTGTAGGTCTTGTATAAATATCTATACTAGATCCGCAACAACATTGGAACGACGAATAGCTGAGGCAACTGTCGGAACTTCTGGGAAAAAAGATGCAGTCCCAGAAGAAACAAAAACTGACAAGGACAATCCAATGGAAGCCCAGGCTGAAACTGAAAAGAATAACAGTTCCAATAAAGACAATGATGCAGACAAGCACAATGATGAAGG GTTGAATAATGACAATGATGCAGAAGATGAGATCAATGCCAAAAGCATTGATGAAGATGACAATGATGAAAAGGATGAGATCAATGCCGTGATAATTGATGAGGATgacaatgatgaagaagatgagatCATTACCAAGATGATTGATGATTCAGTTAAGGCAGCAACCAAAATCATTGATGATTCAGTGAAGCTGACAATGACACCGGAAACAAACAATGTTGGACTCACATTAACACAGGAAACTATCATCAAGTTTCCGGAGTTTTTTGATGGGGCTGAAGCTACAAACGCAGG GTTCGATAAAAATCATTCAGTGTCACAAGGAACAGATTCAGTTACACAGGAAACTATCTCCAAGTTTCCAGAATTGTTTGATGGGGCTGAAGCTTCATATGCAGa GTTGAATAACGATGATTTAGTGAAAAAAGATTCAGTGCCACAGGAAACAGATTCTGAGCTAGTGTTGGTACCACATGCGATGCATCAGGAGAACCCTACAAAATCTGACTCGAATGTAGTCATAAA TGCAATTCCATTAAAGTCAATACAGCCAGATGAAATAATTGACTTGGACAATGTCActccaaagaaaagaaaaaagcataATATGCTTTATTCTGATAATACATATCCTGAGCGTCGACGGGCGGTGAAGAAATCGAAATACCTTGCAAGCCCATATGATGACGCTGTCCACAAGTCTGCTGCAACGGAGTTGCAGAAAAAATTATCAACATATGCTTGGAACCCGGAGCTTgatga GGATCACATTATGTACTGCTCAGACAACAAGGCTCATTTGTATTCTCTACAAAGGGCTGACTTCTGGACCCTTCAAAAAGATGAATGGGTATCATGCTTTGTCATAAACAGTTGggttaattgtttaaattggaATCAGCAGGACAACATGACAAGACTAGTGACACCATTGGTTAATTAT TTTGACATGGAAAGAATGCCTCCTGTAACTAAATCAATTGCGCACTGGAGATTCGTTGACAGACTGAAAAATTTTAAGTACATGGATTGGAAGGCCATTGACCCTACAAAGCTAGAATAC ATCATGACACCAGCAATAGCTGGCAATCCAGGAAGCCATTATGTCTGCTTTGTCGTCAATTTTAAAAGCCACAAATTTGAATTCCTAAACAGCTTGACGGGGGGAGGAGAGAAATTGCAGTTACCAAATGGTGAACCTAGCTTATACAAACAGATGTTTGATGTTTGGCTGAATGAGGTGGAAGCATTTGTGACAGAATTATATAAGTTATGGAAAATCAAAATGCCTTTCCAATTCACCACATTCAATTGGGATACACCAAAGGTGCCTACTCAAGTTGATTCAGACAATTGTGGAGTGTTTTGCATGAAGTTTCTTGATGAATGGGGTGGTGAAATGCAATCTTTCAAAGGTTGGTCCAAACTTAGGAAACATGGGGACAATGGAAAGATTGCAAAAATTATGGATCTCCGCATTGATCTATGTTCAGCTATATTAACCAACTCTAGCAATTCCAGAAAAGAACAAGTCCTGAAGGATGCAActtga
- the LOC123893267 gene encoding protein RGF1 INDUCIBLE TRANSCRIPTION FACTOR 1-like, which yields MDTVLVPPWLEPLLKTPFFNMCRIHADAARNECNMYCLDCNNGDGAFCFYCRSSRHKDHQVIQIRRSSYHDVVRVSEIQKVLDISGVQTYVINSARVLFLNVRPQPKSGKGVAHICEICGRSLLDSFRFCSLGCKLERIKKNGDSSFALEGMSEALTMEGVSSSKSEEELREGSTQDMYPVTPPPPPLNSRRRKGIPHRAPFGSSF from the exons Atg GACACAGTGTTGGTACCACCATGGTTAGAACCATTGTTGAAAACACCGTTTTTCAATATGTGTCGGATTCACGCTGACGCAGCTAGAAATGAGTGTAACATGTATTGTTTAGATTGCAACAATGGCGACGGTGCTTTTTGTTTTTACTGCCGTTCTTCAAGACACAAAGATCACCAAGTCATTCAG ATAAGAAGATCTTCGTATCATGATGTAGTGAGAGTATCAGAGATTCAGAAAGTGTTAGACATAAGTGGAGTACAAACATATGTGATAAACAGTGCTAGAGTTTTGTTCTTGAATGTGAGGCCACAACCAAAATCTGGGAAAGGAGTAGCACACATTTGTGAGATTTGTGGAAGGAGTTTATTGGATTCATTTCGGTTCTGTTCTTTGGGATGTAAg CTTGaaagaataaagaaaaatgGAGATTCAAGCTTTGCTTTAGAGGGTATGAGTGAAGCATTAACAATGGAAGGGGTATCAAGTAGTAAATCAGAAGAAGAATTGCGTGAAGGCTCAACACAAGATATGTATCCTGTCACGCCTCCTCCACCTCCCTTAAATTCAAGGAGAAGAAAAGGTATTCCTCATAGGGCACCTTTTGGTTCCTCATTCTAA
- the LOC123889941 gene encoding protein PELOTA 1-like, with the protein MKLLEKDFALNQRGTVKIIAEEPDDVWLLYNLITIGDVVTADTTRKVHLESNKNTASRVKLNLHLKVTCRDFHKDSSTLRVHGRNLESNQHVAAGSFHTLTLEINKPFDLQKKLWGPNAVETLADATENNNNSSSSDANLAVVVIQQHQAEIHLLGKGVTHCCSKIEASSRSHSHKKSSSSSNVFFRDVFAAFVKHVDFKVVRSVVIAGDNDDNAALSPATFRRFLLSEAKKLRMRFIEENKSRIVIVGSKCNNKGNCDFDLREVLNDMAVMNLIKDSNLGLEIRTFKELWDMVCNNSDRVCYGPKHVESAHEMKAIETLLISDDLYKNEEIETRKKYVSLVKSVKEGGGKALVYSSMHVSTPQLAQLTGVAAILRFPLPGLQDMDDE; encoded by the coding sequence aTGAAGCTCTTGGAAAAAGATTTTGCTCTAAATCAAAGAGGAACTGTTAAAATTATTGCAGAGGAGCCCGATGATGTTTGGCTCCTTTACAATCTCATCACCATTGGCGATGTTGTCACCGCCGATACCACACGGAAAGTCCACCTCGAATCAAATAAAAACACTGCGTCACGTGTCAAACTCAACCTTCATCTCAAAGTCACGTGTCGTGACTTTCACAAAGACTCTTCTACCCTTCGCGTCCATGGACGCAACCTTGAATCAAACCAACATGTTGCTGCTGGCTCTTTCCACACTTTAACCCTCGAAATAAACAAACCATTTGACCTTCAAAAAAAGTTGTGGGGTCCAAATGCCGTCGAAACCTTAGCCGATGCCACcgagaataataataattcttctTCGTCCGATGCAAATTTAGCCGTTGTTGTCATTCAACAACACCAAGCAGAGATTCACTTGCTTGGCAAAGGGGTCACCCATTGTTGCTCCAAGATCGAAGCATCTTCACGTTCACATTCACATAAAAAATCTTCTTCGTCCTCTAACGTGTTTTTTCGTGATGTTTTTGCAGCTTTTGTGAAGCATGTGGATTTCAAAGTTGTGCGAAGTGTAGTGATAGCAGGGGATAACGATGATAACGCAGCGTTATCCCCAGCTACTTTTCGTAGGTTTCTTTTGTCAGAAGCAAAAAAGTTAAGAATGAGATTTATCGAAGAGAACAAATCACGTATCGTCATTGTGGGGTCAAAATGTAATAACAAGGGTAATTGTGACTTTGACTTGAGGGAAGTTTTAAATGACATGGCAGTGATGAATTTGATAAAGGACAGTAATTTGGGCTTAGAGATTAGAACTTTTAAGGAATTGTGGGACATGGTATGTAACAATTCAGATCGTGTGTGTTATGGACCAAAACATGTGGAGAGTGCACATGAGATGAAAGCAATTGAGACACTTTTAATAAGTGATGATTTATATAAGAATGAAGAGATTGAGACAAGGAAAAAATATGTGAGTTTGGTGAAATCAGTGAAAGAAGGTGGAGGAAAGGCATTGGTGTATTCTTCTATGCATGTTTCAACACCACAATTGGCTCAACTAACTGGTGTTGCTGCCATTCTCAGATTTCCATTGCCTGGTCTTCAAGATATggatgatgaatga
- the LOC123890571 gene encoding vacuolar protein-sorting-associated protein 37 homolog 1 has product MFRFWGSQEQQSQDGSSSQSWYPQSVMSSSSSSRPGTPASSSGSPRHSTSHVPPAEAAGTIASLRDKSVDELRKLLSDKDAYQQFLNSLDQVKIQTNLKDELSKENLQLAEENLLKEPRMVELRNQCRIIRTTELATAIEKLNELEKQKEEMLKLNSPASLLQRIQESVNQTDEESENLHQQLLDREVDLAAFLQKYKKLRTTYHKKTLIHLAAKTSNI; this is encoded by the exons ATGTTTCGATTCTG GGGATCACAAGAGCAACAATCGCAGGATGGTTCTTCATCACAGTCATGGTATCCACAATCTGTGATGAGTTCATCGAGTTCTTCAAGGCCTGGTACACCTGCTTCATCTTCCGGTTCACCGAGACATTCGACTAGTCATGTTCCGCCGGCAGAAGCTGCCGGAACTATTGCTTCTTTGAGGGACAAGAG TGTTGATGAGTTAAGGAAGCTTTTATCTGATAAAGATGCGTATCAACAGTTTCTAAATTCACTTGACCAGGTCAAGATTCAAACCAAT TTGAAAGATGAACTTTCCAAGGAGAATTTGCAGCTTGCAG AGGAGAATCTACTAAAGGAACCACGTATGGTGGAACTTAGGAATCAG TGTAGAATAATCCGGACAACCGAATTAGCTACTGCTATTGAGAAACTAAATGAGCTTGAGAAGCAGAAAGAAGAAATGTTGAAGTTAAATTCCCCTGCATCCCTTCTCCAAAGGATTCAAG AGTCTGTGAACCAGACAGATGAGGAATCTGAAAATCTGCACCAGCAACTCCTTGACAGAGAGGTTGACCTTGCAGCATTTTTGCAGAAATACAAGAAGCTACGCACCACTTACCACAAGAAAACTCTTATACATCTTGCTGCTAAAACATCAAATATATGA
- the LOC123888967 gene encoding polyadenylate-binding protein 7-like: MAVPPSVAATPASLYVGDLHPDVSDGQLHEAFSDFKSLASVRICRDSSTGRSLCYGYVNFLSPQDAIRAIELKNHSTLNGKAIRVMWSRRDPDARKSSIGNVFVKNLAESINNSGLEDMFKKFGNILSSKVVMSEDGKSKGYGFVQFETEESANTAIQKMNGSTIVDKQIYVGKFVKKSDRVMSGPDARYTNLYMKNLDLDITDTFLKERFSSFGKIISLVVAKDSNGMSKGFGFVNFENPDDAKRAMEAMNGLQLGSKILYVARAQKKAEREQILHQQFEEKRKEQVLKYKGSNIYVKNIDDNVSDEELRAHFSACGTITSAKVMRDEKGISKGFGFVCFSMPEEANKAVNTFHGFMFHGKPLYVALAQRKEDRQAQLQLQYAQQIAGLAGPSTAVVPGGYPPFYYTATGVVSHAPPRAGLMYQPMALRPGWRANGSAPPARSFQQSPAPVVSSNTRQHRQNRGRMNGHAVSQGNTHSGMPQAQQASQSAISSRESTTQQRTGQAKYVPGGRHREMEKGSGFSCSGSNSGGGAQGSEVLHSMLANASPEQQKEILGEHLYMLVQKLKPNLAAKITGMLLEMDNAELLVLMESPESLSAKVEEAFQVLKNSKTKVSGQDVLHSNFLSAEVAVN, encoded by the exons ATGGCGGTTCCTCCGTCGGTCGCCGCCACTCCGGCTTCTCTTTACGTCGGCGATCTTCATCCCGATGTCTCCGACGGACAACTTCATGAAGCTTTCTCCGATTTCAAGTCTCTCGCTTCCGTTCGCATTTGTAGAGACTCTTCTACCGGACGCTCACTCTGTTATGGCTATGTCAACTTCCTTTCTCCTCAAGACG CAATTCGTGCTATTGAGCTAAAGAATCATTCTACCTTGAATGGAAAGGCGATAAGGGTTATGTGGTCGCGACGTGATCCCGATGCAAGGAAAAGTAGCATAGGGAACGTGTTTGTTAAG AATTTAGCTGAGTCGATAAATAATTCTGGACTAGAAgatatgtttaaaaagtttggGAATATTTTGTCAAGCAAAGTTGTAATGTCTGAGGATGGGAAGAGCAAAGGATATGGCTTTGTTCAATTTGAAACAGAGGAATCTGCAAATACTGCTATCCAGAAGATGAATGGCTCTACTATTGTTGATAAGCAGAT ATATGTTGggaagtttgtcaaaaaaagtgACCGCGTAATGTCTGGCCCTGATGCAAGATATACAAACTTGTACATGAAGAATTTGGACCTAGATATTACAGACACATTTCTAAAGGAAAGGTTTTCCTCTTTTGGGAAAATCATTAGCTTGGTTGTTGCAAAGGACAGCAACGGGATGTCAAAGGGTTTTGGCTTTGTGAACTTTGAAAATCCGGATGATGCTAAAAGGGCAATGGAAGCAATGAATGGATTGCAACTTG GTTCAAAGATTCTGTATGTAGCCCGGGCACAGAAGAAGGCTGAGCGTGAGCAGATCTTGCACCAGCAGTTCGAAGAGAAACGAAAGGAACAAGTCTTGAAATACAAG GGGTCAAACATTTATGTGAAGAATATTGATGACAATGTTAGTGATGAAGAACTGCGAGCTCATTTTAGTGCATGTGGCACTATAACTTCTGCAAAAGTTATGCGGGATGAGAAAGGGATAAGCAAAGGATTTGGTTTTGTTTGCTTCTCCATGCCTGAGGAGGCCAATAAAGCTGTGAACACTTTTCATG GATTCATGTTTCATGGTAAACCACTATATGTTGCGCTTGCTCAGAGGAAAGAGGACAGACAAGCACAGTTGCAGCTCCAGTATGCACAGCAAATTGCAGGACTAGCTGGGCCTTCAACTGCCGTTGTCCCTGGTGGATATCCTCCTTTCTACTACACAGCTACTGGTGTTGTTTCACACGCACCTCCTCGGGCTGGGCTCATGTATCAGCCTATGGCATTGAGGCCAGGATGGAGGGCTAATGGCTCTGCACCTCCTGCTAGATCATTTCAACAGTCACCAGCACCTGTT GTTTCTAGCAATACTAGGCAACATAGGCAAAATAGGGGCAGGATGAATGGCCATGCAGTATCACAGGGAAATACTCACTCTGGTATGCCACAAGCCCAGCAGGCTTCTCAGTCAGCGATCTCTTCAAGAGAGTCAACTACTCAGcag AGAACCGGACAGGCTAAGTACGTACCTGGTGGGCGCCACCGTGAGATGGAAAAAGGATCTGGATTCTCATGTAGTGGTtcaaactctggtggaggcgcCCAGGGATCAGAAGTGCTGCATAGCATGCTTGCTAATGCTAGTCCAGAGCAGCAGAAAGAGATACTTGGCGAGCATCTCTACATGCTTGTCCAGAAACTGAAG CCTAACCTAGCAGCAAAGATTACTGGGATGCTTTTGGAGATGGACAATGCTGAATTGTTGGTTCTGATGGAATCACCAGAGTCTCTTTCTGCAAAGGTGGAAGAAGCTTTCCAAGTTCTGAAGAACTCTAAAACGAAAGTTTCTGGTCAGGATGTACTTCATTCGAATTTCCTCTCAGCCGAGGTTGCAGTGAACTGA